TGCGGCGGATGCAGTCGTGAGGATCCGGCGAAGACCATGGCGGAATCCTCCTTGCCGTCCACCGCGAGGGCGAAGCCGACGCGGGCGTCTGGCGGCTCCACGGAAAAGGACAGCCCGCCTCCCGAGTCGACCCCCTCCAGGTCGAAGTCGATGCGCTTGCCGCGCGTGACCCGGTGGCGTCCCACCTGAGGGAAAAGAGGAACCACCCCGGTGATCTGGCCGTCGGTTTCCAGCGATCCGGAGAAGCGGTGCGGCTTGCCGTCGGAGCTCCAGCGCACGCTCCAGCCGCCGGGCAGCACCTCCACCTTGTCGAACAGCGCGCGCTCGAGGGCCAGCGCCTGCTCTCCCTGCCGGGCCCAGAGATTGGTCTGCTCCCCGGGGTCCTGCGCCAGGGAATACAGCTCCCGGCCGTTGTTCTCAAGGCTGACGATCAGCTTGGCGTCAGGCAGGCGGTACGACTTGCGATAGGCGTCGAAGCGGATCGTCTCGCTCACCGCCGCGCGGGCGGGAGCGCTCTGGCCCGCCAGCAAGGGGGCGAGCGAAGTGCCGTCGACGCCGCGCGGCGGCGGCACCTCCGCCAACACGCAGAGGGTCGGCATCAGATCCACGGAGCTGACCTGCGCGCCGATTTTGCGAGGCTGCGCGGCGCGCGAATCGGCCACGATCAAGGGCACCCGCACGACCTCGTCGTAGAGGTTCCTGCCATGCCCCAGCGAGCGATGCTCCTTGAACTCCTCGCCATGGTCCGCCACCAGCGTGACCACACGTGCCCGATTCCCCCGGACCCGCTCCAGCGAGTCGAGCAGCCGTCCGATCTCGGCGTCGGTGTAGGCGATCTCGCCGTCGTACAGGTCGCGCAGGTGCTGCAGGTCGGCCTCCGATAAATCCTTGTCCGGCCGTGCGTACTCGGAAAAGCTGGAGTACTTGCCGCTGATGCTCCCGGAATATGGAGTGGCGAAGCGCTCCGCGTACGGGGCCGGAGGATCGTAATCCCAGTGAGGATCGAAGTAAT
Above is a genomic segment from Candidatus Polarisedimenticolia bacterium containing:
- a CDS encoding sulfatase, producing the protein MALLSLAGCRSKADKRPDLILILVDTLRADHLHAYGYPRETSPALDALAARGVLFEQAISAAPWTLPSSMSILTGRLPSHHRLENDGLKLSAGIPTLPEVLRGSGYATAAVVSHIYVGRPFGFDRGFDRFEDFGLSQGYRFEASLEPHASAVTDAALRLAQEAGDKPLFLLAHYFDPHWDYDPPAPYAERFATPYSGSISGKYSSFSEYARPDKDLSEADLQHLRDLYDGEIAYTDAEIGRLLDSLERVRGNRARVVTLVADHGEEFKEHRSLGHGRNLYDEVVRVPLIVADSRAAQPRKIGAQVSSVDLMPTLCVLAEVPPPRGVDGTSLAPLLAGQSAPARAAVSETIRFDAYRKSYRLPDAKLIVSLENNGRELYSLAQDPGEQTNLWARQGEQALALERALFDKVEVLPGGWSVRWSSDGKPHRFSGSLETDGQITGVVPLFPQVGRHRVTRGKRIDFDLEGVDSGGGLSFSVEPPDARVGFALAVDGKEDSAMVFAGSSRLHPPQSPFSFAGPPPRDLTLRPEFHTGKEIGFFLWRTPGASPEEAAELTEAARERLRSLGYVR